From Thermoflavifilum aggregans, a single genomic window includes:
- a CDS encoding DUF721 domain-containing protein, which yields MHSNELSIGEALKAFLDKSPMRQKLTEVRIRQLWEELMGKAVSKYTDNIQFVKGTLIITTHVAPLKQELMFSREKIKELFNESLQESLIEEVIIR from the coding sequence ATGCATAGCAATGAATTATCCATCGGTGAAGCATTAAAAGCCTTTCTGGACAAAAGTCCCATGCGCCAGAAGCTGACGGAAGTACGCATCAGGCAATTGTGGGAAGAGCTGATGGGAAAAGCTGTAAGCAAATACACCGATAATATTCAATTTGTGAAAGGCACCCTGATTATTACCACACATGTGGCACCATTGAAACAAGAACTGATGTTTTCAAGAGAAAAAATCAAGGAATTGTTTAATGAATCCCTGCAGGAATCTCTTATCGAAGAGGTGATTATTCGGTAA